In the Artemia franciscana chromosome 1, ASM3288406v1, whole genome shotgun sequence genome, one interval contains:
- the LOC136032120 gene encoding RNA-binding protein Rsf1-like isoform X2: MPPYGDRDRDSGARVYVGNLLETVRREDLEDEFSKFGELKNVWVAQNPPGFAFVEFEDPQDANSAIDSLNGAELLGSTVKVEMSVPRRSGGRRGGGGGYGDRDGGFRGGRGGFRGGDRGGYRGRGGDRGGRGFRGGRGGGGYGGDRDRYRSRSPGSYGGGSY; encoded by the coding sequence ATGCCACCTTATGGAGATAGAGACAGAGATAGTGGTGCTCGAGTCTACGTTGGAAACCTTCTAGAGACGGTCCGTCGTGAGGACCTTGAGGATGAATTTAGCAAATTTGGTGAATTGAAAAACGTTTGGGTGGCCCAAAACCCACCCGGTTTTGCTTTCGTCGAATTTGAAGATCCACAGGATGCCAACAGTGCTATCGACTCCTTAAACGGTGCTGAACTCCTGGGTTCAACAGTTAAAGTAGAAATGTCAGTTCCAAGACGTAGTGGTGGGCGAAGGGGAGGTGGTGGAGGTTATGGGGATAGAGATGGGGGTTTTAGAGGAGGACGAGGTGGTTTCCGAGGTGGTGACCGTGGGGGTTATCGGGGTAGAGGTGGAGATCGTGGAGGTCGTGGTTTCAGAGGAGGTCGTGGGGGTGGTGGATATGGAGGAGACAGAGACCGATACAGGAGTCGATCGCCAGGCTCGTATGGAGGAGGAAG